A segment of the Romboutsia sp. 13368 genome:
NNNNNNNNNNNNNNNNNNNNNNNNNNNNNNNNNNNNNNNNNNNNNNNNNNNNNNNNNNNNNNNNNNNNNNNNNNNNNNNNNNNNNNNNNNNNNNNNNNNNNNNNNNNNNNNNNNNNNNNNNNNNNNNNNNNNNNNNNNNNNNNNNNNNNNNNNNNNNNNNNNNNNNNNNNNNNNNNNNNNNNNNNNNNNNNNNNNNNNNNNNNNNNNNNNNNNNNNNNNNNNNNNNNNNNNNNNNNNNNNNNNNNNNNNNNNNNNNNNNNNNNNNNNNNNNNNNNNNNNNNNNNNNNNNNNNNNNNNNNNNNNNNNNNNNNNNNNNNNNNNNNNNNNNNNNNNNNNNNNNNNNNNNNNNNNNNNNNNNNNNNNNNNNNNNNNNNNNNNNNNNNNNNNNNNNNNNNNNNNNNNNNNNNNNNNNNNNNNNNNNNNNNNNNNNNNNNNNNNNNNNNNNNNNNNNNNNNNNNNNNNNNNNNNNNNNNNNNNNNNNNNNNNNNNNNNNNNNNNNNNNNNNNNNNNNNNNNNNNNNNNNNNNNNNNNNNNNNNNNNNNNNNNNNNNNNNNNNNNNNNNNNNNNNNNNNNNNNNNNNNNNNNNNNNNNNNNNNNNNNNNNNNNNNNNNNNNNNNNNNNNNNNNNNNNNNNNNNNNNNNNNNNNNNNNNNNNNNNNNNNNNNNNNNNNNNNNNNNNNNNNNNNNNNNNNNNNNNNNNNNNNNNNNNNNNNNNNNNNNNNNNNNNNNNNNNNNNNNNNNNNNNNNNNNNNNNNNNNNNNNNNNNNNNNNNNNNNNNNNNNNNNNNNNNNNNNNNNNNNNNNNNNNNNNNNNNNNNNNNNNNNNNNNNNNNNNNNNNNNNNNNNNNNNNNNNNNNNNNNNNNNNNNNNNNNNNNNNNNNNNNNNNNNNNNNNNNNNNNNNNNNNNNNNNNNNNNNNNNNNNNTTAGTTGTATTAGTTTTAGTATTTATAGCTAGACCTATTGTTGTATTAGTTTGTACAGCTTTTGATAGAAAAGTAAAATGGAGTAAAAATGAGAAATTATTTATGATGTGGGTAAGGGAAACTGGTGTTATACCTGCAGCTTTATCTGGTATAGTTGTTTCAAATAAAATACCTGGATATGAAGTAATTTCATCTACTGTTTTTATGGCAATTGTATTTACATTATTAGTACAAGCTAGTACTACTGGAATAATAGCTAAAAAGCTTGATGTATTAGATAAAGAAGGATAAAATAAAAAGAGATAAGTTAATAAAAACCTTATCTCTTTTTATTTNNNNNNNNNCAAATCACGGATTATTTTATCAGATAATATAGATGGAAATAAATTAAAAAACCTACAGTAGGGGACTGTAGGTTTATATACCTGGGGGAGATAGGTATTTTCCGTTCATATCTTAATTATTATCAGTTTTTTATATTTTATACATAAGTTTATAAATTTTATAGCTAAGGTTWTTTATAGCTAAGRTTATATAATAGAAAAAAGATATATTAATATTAAAATAATAGCTAAAAAATAGTTAATAACGGAAAAGCACCTATCAAAGATAGGTGCTTTTATTTGGGCTAGCGTATACTTATATTAATATATAAGTTCCCACTAATAAGTAGTATAATATAAATATAACATTATGTAAATGTTTAAATATTAATAAATAGAATGTAGAAGTAATTTTATAAGGATAAAAATATATATTTTTGATATCTTATTTAATAGAATATAAGTNNNNNNNNNNNNNNNNNNNNNNNNNNNNNNNNNNNNNNNNNNNNNNNNNNNNNNNNNNNNNNNNNNNNNNNNNNNNNNNNNNNNNNNNNNNNNNNNNNNAAATATTAATAAATAGAATGTAGAAGTAATTTTATAAGGATAAAAATATATATTTTTGATATCTTATTTAATAGAATATAAGTAACAAATAAATAGATTAGGAGAAAGAAATGACAAAAATAATAGATGCAATACAAATGTGTGATGAAAAGATTTTTACATATAAAAAAGAAATAGAAGAAATAAAAAAAATAATTGGTAAAACACCTAGATTTATAATAATAAATGCATCAAATGATGAAGCAAACGCAAGATATATAAAAGGTAAAATAAAAGAAGGAGAAAAAGCTGGATTAGATGTAGAAGTAGTAAAATTTGAAGATGACTGCAACAATGAAGATGTATTAAATATAATAAACAAATGCAATAAAGAAAAGATACCAGTAATTCTTCAGTTACCAACATTTAAACACCTAGATACAGAAAGTCTTATGAAAGCAATAAACTATAATGTAGATGCAGATGGATTTGCTAGAGAATGGATAGGAGAGATAAACTTAGGAAATGATAAAGTTTTAGCACCTGCAACACCTAAAGGAGTTATATCTTTATTAGAATATTATAATGTAGATATTCAGGGTAAAGTGGCATTAGTTATAGGAAAATCAAACCATGTAGGAAAGCCATTATGTTCTATGCTTATGAATAGAGGCGCAACCCTTATAAATGCAAACAGTAAAACAAGTGATTTATCATCATTAGTTAAGATGGCCGATATAGTAATATCTTGTGTTGGGAAACAAAACCTTATAAAGTCAGAAGATATAAAAGAAGGTGCAGTTGTAATAGGTGTTGGATTTACTTATGTAAATGGAAAACAAATTTTAGATTTTGATGTAGATGAAATAGCATCTTTAGGTAAGGCTAAATTTGTTTCTAATAGAATAAATTGTACAGGAAAAGCAACAATAAATTCATTAATAGATAATGTAATAGAATTATATAAGATGAATTTTAATATAAAATAAAAAGTTAGGTAAAGGGAGGTAATTATGAAAWGNAATAGAATTATATAAGATGAATTTTAATATAAAATAAAAAGTTAGGTAAAGGGAGGTAATTATGAAAAGAACAGATTACATATCTTGGGATGATTACTTTATGGGGATATCTCTATTATCAGGAATGAGAAGTAAAGACCCATCAACTCAGGTGGGGGCCTGTATAGTTGATAAAGATAATAGGATAGTATCTATTGGATACAATGGTTTTATAAATGGATGTAGTGATGAAGATTTTCCTTGGTCAAGAGAAGGAGAATTTCTAGAAACTAAATATCCATATGTAGTTCATGCAGAACAAAATGCAATACTAAATTCAAGGGGGAAATCTTTAGAGGGATGTAGGATTTATGTTAATCTATTCCCTTGTCATGATTGTGCAAGAAATATAATTCAATCAGGAATAAAAAAAGTATATTATTTAGTAGATAAATATTCAGATACTGATTCTATAAAAGCATCTAAGTATATGTTTGAAAAAGCAAAGGTAGAGTTAGTTCAGTTAATGCCTAAAGTCGATAAAATAGAAATAAAATTTAATCAAAAGTAGACAGAAAAAATAGTCTATATACTAATTAAAAAGTATATAGACTATTTTTATTTTCAACTATATTTAATATTTTTTAATAATTACTATATCTGATTCTATATTTTTTTTGAAATAGAATAAARGYAGAGTTTTAGTTATATTTCAAGATTTGNNNNNNNNNNNNNNNNNNNNNNNNNNNNNNNNNNNNNNNNNNNNNNNNNNNNNNNNNNNNNNNNNNNNNNNNNNNNNNNNNNNNNNNNNNNNNNNNNNNNNNNNNNNNNNNNNNNNNNNNNNNNNNNNNNNNNNNNNNNNNNNNNNNNNNNNNNNNNNNNNNNNNNNNNNNNNNNNNNNNNNNNNNNNNNNNNNNNNNNNNNNNNNNNNNNNNNNNNNNNNNNNNNNNNNNNNNNNNNNNNNNNNNNNNNNNNNNNNNNNNNNNNNNNNNNNNNNNNNNNNNNNNNNNNNNNNNNNNNNNNNNNNNNNNNNNNNNNNNNNNNNNNNNNNNNNNNNNNNNNNNNNNNNNNNNNNNNNNNNNNNNNNNNNNNNNNNNNNNNNNNNNNNNNNNNNNNNNNNNNNNNNNNNNNNNNNNNNNNNNNNNNNNNNNNNNNNNNNNNNNNNNNNNNNNNNNNNNNNNNNNNNNNNNNNNNNNNNNNNNNNNNNNNNNNNNNNNNNNNNNNNNNNNNNNNNNNNNNNNNNNNNTTTAATATTTTTTAATAATTACTATATCTGATTCTATATTTTTTTTGAAATAGAATAAAAGCAGAGTTTTAGTTATATTTCAAGATTTGTAAAATTTCAAATTAATTAAATTATAAAGCATATAAAAAGTTATCACAAATAAATTTAGCAAAAAAAGTTAAAAAAATACAAATATATTGAAAACTATTATATACAAAAAATATATAATTGAATTATTAATGAAAATCAATATCATGTAATAAAACAGAAGTATAATTATAAAGTTAAAGATAGACGAAAATTATTATAAAAAATGGAGGAGATAAATATGGCTTTAAGAAAAAGAGGCTTAAAAGTAGCTGTAACTACAATGGCTATAATATCATTATTAACATCATCAATGGGGGGAAGTAACAAAGCTTATGCAGATAGCACAACAGATGTTATAACTATGGATGCAGTATCAAAGGCATCAACATCAGTTGACACAGAAGATAATACACAAAACAATGAACAAAATGTTGTACAAAATGTTATAACATATTTAAAGGATGGAGACGCATCAAGAAGTGGAGTAACTAAATTAAGAGATGCATTATCAAAAGATACTGTAATAGAAACAGAAGATAACAAAACATATATGACATTACAGTTTACACAAGCTCAATACTCTATGATTGATAATGTAGCTATAACTGTAGATGGTAAAGAAACAGTATTTGAAAAATCAGNNNNNNNTGTATTACCACATAGTTTTTCTGTAGGCGTTTCATTAGATGAATCTAATACATCTCCAGAATTAAAAGTAAGTAAAGATAAAATATCTTTAAATGTAGGTGATACATTTGATGCTAAAAACTACATAGATGGTATAGCAACAGCAACTGATAAAGAAGATGGAGATTTAACTCAATATATAACTGCTTCAAGTACATTAGAAACAAATGATGATGGAAAAATAGAGACAGCAGGAAATTATACACTTAAATATTCTGTTTATGATATAAATGGAGAAACTACAACTAAAGAAATATCAATAGAAGTTTTAGATAAAAAAGTAGAAGATACAGAAAATGATAAAGAAGAAACAGATAAAAATGAATCGACTTTAGAAAATGGTAAGTATACAATAAAAAATAATACAACTTACTCAGGAACTAGTTCGATGGGAACTAGTATGGTTAGAAACTCATTAAATGAAGTATCATACATAGAAGTTAAAGATGATGGAATATATCTTACTCTTGAGTTTAATAAAGATCTAATTGATCAAATGAAAAATCTAAAAATATCTGTTGATGGAGCTACAGTAAATCCAACTATAGATGGAACAAAGTATACATTTAAAGTTAAATCAATAGATTCTGTTATAGGAATATCTGCAAATATAACAGCTATGAATGGAATGGCTATAAACTATACTGTTGGATTAGAAGAGTCAACTATTAAAAAAGTATCATCTTCAACAAATGGAGCAACAAATAATGGTTCAACAAACAATGGTACTACTAATAACGTAACAACAAATAATGGTGTATCTTGTAACAACAAATAATGGTGTATCTTCAGAGACAACAATAGAAGAAGAAACAGTTGTAGCAGGAAAAGTATCTACTATGAAAAATACAGTAGACCATGAAAGTGAAACTGGAAAAACAATGGCTAGAACATACTTAAATGAAGTATCTAAGGTTGAAGAAATAAATGGACAAAAATATGTAACATTAACATTTACAGGTTCAGAATTTATGAAAGACCATGCTATATACGTAAATGGAAGTAAAGTTTCTCATACAGTAACAGCTAAATCAGGAGATAGTATAAGTTTAAGATTTAAAGTATCTGATTTCAGTGATACAATGAAAGTTCAAATGTATGTAATACCAATGGGGAGAAATATAGAATTTACAGTTAAATTATTACAAGATACAGTAGGTGAATGGAAAGAAATTACATCAAGTGATTTAGAAACTCTTCCACAAACTGGATCAGTTATAGATGGAACGATGGCTGTTGGAGTAGGAAGTTCATTAATGGCATTAGGTGCATTATTAAATAGAAGAAAAAGAAAATAATTTTAATTGATATAGCACTAGGGATATATCCTAGTGCTTTTTAATTAAACAAATTATGCGAATATATTTATAAATTTAACTATATCAAAAAAGTAGAAAGTAGTGCAAAATATAAATGAAATTGAAAACTAATATCAATAAAATATATTAAGAAAGGTGAYATAATGAATAAAAAAAATATTATTAAATTTACATTAGATATAGCTATGGCTATATTATTTATAACTTTTTTCAATAAAAACTTAGTAAGTTTTAAATTCCATATAATAGGTGGATATGTATTTGCTGGATTTATATTATGGCATATGTATTTAAATAGAAAGTGGATAATAAATATAAGTAAAAGATTATTTGATAAAAAAATAAAACTAAGAGTAAAAATATCGTACATATTAAGTTTTATTTTATTAATAAGTATTTTTTCAATAATCGCAAGTGGGGTTCTTATGATGAAAGCTCAGACTTACGATAGAGTAATGTTCTGGAAGATGCTTCATTTCGGAGCTTCATATTTATCAATAGCTTTAATTGGTATACATATAGGTCTTTAYTGGAACTTTATAATGAATATGTTCAAAAAAATATTTAAAATTAAGCAAAGTAATAGTGTTGGTAAAATATTAGTAAATGCATCTGTAATTGTAGTATTAATATTTGGTATATATACTACATATAAAAAAGAATATTTCAAGCAAGTAGCAAATACATTAACATATGTCGTTCAACATATAGAGCCACAAGATTTAGAACAGCCAGAAGGTAATAACTATCAAAAGGAATATGCTACATTTGTAGATTTAGCGACGACATATGGATCAATAATATCTATATTTGGTATAGCGACTTATTATGGTGATAAGGCAATAAAAGAACGCAATAAATCAAAGATAAATAAAAATAATAATAAAAAAGTAGCATAAATAGAAAAGAATAAAAAAATAGATATGTATTATACATATCTAWATTATTATCTAAAAATAAGAAATATAGAGTATTAAATATAAAGTGTATTAATTTTCTTAAATTATAAAAACAGAATAGAATTTTGTAAAAAAATATAAAAAATATTGGGAAAAGTATTGACAAAAAAATAAAAGTTTACGTTTGAAAAAGTACTTGATACTACACTATATATAGTATAAAATAACTAATATAATACTACATATAGTACTCGCAATTAAAAAATGACAAACCCCTCTTAAAACTTTTTMTATATTATATTTCGTAAAATAAAAATAATATTTTGCAATAAAATTCTACTTTTATTTTACAAAATATAATATAGAAAAAGTTTTAAGAGGGGTGTTTTTATGATTAAGAGCTTAAATATTATAAAGAGAGATGGAAGTATTGCAAAGTTTAATAAATGTAAAATAGAGGATGCAATATTTAAGGCTATGAAATATGGAAGCGGAATATATGAAGAAGAAATAGCTAAAAGTATAGCTAATGAAATTGAATTAAAATCATTACAAAAAGAAAATACTCCAACAGTATATCAAGTTGAAAATATGGTATATGATAAACTAATAGAGTACAAGCATGAGTTAACGGCAAAAGCCTATGAAGGATATAGAGCGGTACAATCATTTAAAAGAGAAGTAAATACTACAGATGAAAGTATAATAGGACTTTTAAATAAAAGTAATGAAGAAGTAATAAATGAAAATTCTAATAAAAATGGTGTATTAGCTTCAACTCAAAGAGATTTAATAGCAGGAGAAGTATCTAAGGACATATCTAGAAGAAAGATAATACCAGCACATATAGTTCATGCTCATGATGAAGGAGTTCTTCATTATCATGATATGGATTATGCAATGCAATCAATTCATAACTGTATGCTTATAAATTTAGAAGATATGCTTCAAAATGGAACTGTAATAAATAATAAATTAGTTGAGTCACCAAAGTCATTTAGTACAGCTTGTACTATAGTAACTCAAATAATAGCTCAAATAGCGAGTGGTCAGTATGGTGGAAATACTATAACAATAAAACATATAGCACCATTTTTAAGAGTTTCTTATAATAAATATTTTAATAAATATAAAGAAAAGTATTCTGAGGAAATAGCAAGTGAATTAGCAGAAGAAAGAATGCTAGAAGAATTAAAGTCAGGTATACAGACTATAAGATATCAATTATCAACTCTTCATACGAGTAATGGTCAATCTCCATTCTCTACTATATATTTAGAAATAGAAGAAGGTCATGAGTACGAAAAAGAAATGGCTTTAATATGTGAAGAGATGATAAATCAAAGATTAGAAGGAATGAAGAATCATAAAGGACAGGTTATAGGAGAAGAGTTCCCTAAGCTTGTTTACTTACTAGATGAACATAACTGCTTAGAAGGCGGTAAGTATGATTACATAACTAAGCTTGCAGCTAAGTGTAATACAAAAAGATTAGTTCCTGACTATCAAAGTGCAAAAATAATGAGAAGAAATTATGAAGGTAACACATTCCCACCAATGGGATGTAGAAGTCACCTTTCTCCTTGGAAAGATGAAAATAATCAATATAAATGGTATGGAAGATTTAATCAAGGAGTGATAAGTCTTAACTTAGTACAAGTAGCATTAACAGCTAATAAAGATATGGATAAGTTCTGGGAAATCTTAGATGAAAGATTAGAATTATGTAAAGAAGCTTTAATGGTTAGACATAATTTATTATTAGGAACAAGTTCAGATATATCTCCAATACATTGGCAACATGGTGGAATAGCAAGACTAAAAAAAGGTGAAAAAATAGATTCATTATTAAAAGATGGATATTCAACTCTTTCACTAGGATACGTAGGCGTATATGAAATGACACAAGCAATGCTTGGAGTTTCTCATACAACTAAAGAAGGAGAAGAATTTGCATTAAAAGTAATGCACTATTTAAATGATGTTTGTAAAAAATGGAAAGAAGAAACTGGACTTGGATTTGGACTTTATGGAACTCCAGGTGAAAGTTTAACTTCAAGATTCTGTAGAATAGATAAACAAAAATTTGGTGAAATAAAAAATGTAACAGATAGAATGTATTATACAAACTCATATCATGTTCATGTAACTGAAGAAATAGATGCTTTTTCAAAGTTACAGTTTGAATCTCAATTCCATGATATAAGTTTAGGTGGATGTATAAGTTATGTTGAAGTACCGGATATGAGTAAAAACTTAACAGCGGTAGAGCAAATAATAAATTATATATACCACAATATTCAATATGCTGAAATAAATACAAAACCGGACGTATGCTTTAAATGCGGATATGAAGGTGAAATATTATTAGATAATGATTTAGAATGGTATTGTCCAAACTGTGGAAATAGAGAAAAAGAAGAAATGCAAGTTATGAGAAGAACTTGTGGATACATAGGTTCTAATATGTGGGGTAAAGGTCGTACTCAAGAAATAGGACAAAGAGTACTACACTTATAAGATTGGAAGTGATTATATGAGGTTTTCTAAAATTAAAGATAACGATATAGCAAATGGTATTGGTATAACAATGTCACTTTGGACTCAAGGATGTCCACATCATTGTAAAGGATGCTTTAACCTTGAAACATGGGATTTTAAAGGAGGAGAAGAATTTACAAATGAACATTTAAATTATATCTTAGAAAATATAAATAAGAATAATATAAAAAGGAATTTGGCTATATTAGGAGGGGAACCTCTTTGTCCTCAAAATGTTAAAGGTGTAATACAGCTTTGTAAACAATTTAAAAAACATTATCCAGATAAAATAATATATTTATGGACAGGTTATGTAATTGAAGATTTTACTTTTACTCAAAAGAAAATATTAAAATATATAGATGTATTAGTGGATGGTAGATTTGAAGAAGATAAGAAAAATTTATCTATTATGCTAAGAGGTTCTTCTAATCAAAGGGTTATAGATGTAAATAAATCATTAAATCATAATGATATAGTAATGTATGAGGTTAGTTAAAGAGGAGACATTAATATGATAATGAACGTTAAAAAGATTAATAAAGATGCTGTAATACCAATATTTGCACATCCGACAGATAGTGGATTTGACCTATTTACAAGTGAAGATATAACTGTAGCAGCTTCAAAGAAAGCTATAGCAAAAACTGGTTTAATATTTGAAATACCTCAAGGATGGGGAATACAAATAAAAAATAAATCAGGAATAACTGTAAAAGGAGTACCTACGACTTCTGGAACTAATGCAGATATAACAGTATTTGAAGGTACTGTTGATATGGATTACAGAGGTGAACTTGGTATAATGTTTAAAAATGAAGAAGATTTTGAAATAACTATACCAAAGCATACTAAGTTAGCACAAGGCGTGTTAAGAAGAGTTTACAATTGTACTTTTGTAGAGGTAGAAGAAGTTAATGATACAGTTAGAGGTGAAGGTGGATTCGGATCTACTGGAACAACTGTTGATAAAAAATAATAAATTTAATTAATAAAAAGGTAATCTTAWWTTAAAATTAAAAAAGACATATTATGTAAGGTTAAGTTTTTTGTTATCAGTTAATAAAATATAAATATTTTGGTAATATAGATAAAGATGTAATATTAGATTTAAATAAAAAACAAGGACGGTAATAAATGAGTAAAAAATTTCAAGATTTTAATTTAGATAAACAAATAATAAAAGCATTGTATAACTTAGATTATAATAAACCTTCTAAGGTCCAATGTGAAGTTATACCTAGACTTTTAAATAGAGAAGATGTAATAGTAAAATCTAAAACAGGTAGTGGTAAAACAGCTAGTTTTGGAATCCCAATATGTAATAATATTGATATAGAAAATAATAATGTTCAAGCTCTTATAGTAGTACCAACAAGAGAATTAGCACTTCAAGTAAAAGAAGAGATATCAAATATAGGAAGATTAAAAAAGGTAAGATGTAGTGCTATATTTGGTAAGCAACCAATAAAAGAACAAATAAGAGAGTTAAAACAAAGAGTGCATATTGTAGTTGCAACACCAGGTAGGATAATTGACCATATAGGTAGAAATACTATTAATCTAGAAAATCTAAAATATTTTATTATAGATGAAGCAGATAAAATGCTTAATAAAGGTTTTATAGAAGATATGGAATTTATGTTAAATAAAGTACCTAAGAAAAGTTCCATAGGACTATTTTCTGCAACTATAGATAAAGAAATAGAGTACATTTGTGACAAATATATGAATACTTCAAAAACATTAGAAATTGAGTATAATGAAGAATTGAATAAAAAACAGATAGATGAAAACTTATTTATATCTAATGAAAATGATAAGTATGAAAATTTAAAAAAAATAATATATAAAGAAAATCCAAAATCATTAATAATCTTCTGTAATACAAGAGATAAAGTAACTAAATTATATAGAAATATGAAAGATGATGGATTTTTAGTAAAAGAACTTCATGGAGATATGTCTCAGGATAAAAGAATATTTGTAATTAAAGATTTCAAGCAAGATAAGTTTAATATACTTATAAGTACAGATGTAGCAGCTAGGGGTATACATATAGATGATATTTCTTTAGTAATAAATTATGATGTTCCAAGAGATAAGGAAAATTATATACATAGAATAGGTAGAACTGGAAGAAAAGATAAATATGGAAAAGCTATAACTATAGTAACTAATAAAGATGAAAAGTATATTAAAGAAATAGAAGACTATATAGGATATAAAATTAAGGAACTACAAGAATTAAAATGTGAAGAAATAATAGAAGGTAAATTAAACTTTGAAAAAAGCTCTAAAGATATATTAAAAAATAAAAGAAATAAAGTAAAAAATGAAGATATCCATAGTGAAGTAACAAAAATATATATAAATGCAGGAAAGAAAAAGAAAATAAGGGTTATAGATATAGTAGGTGCATTTAGCAATTTACCAGGAATAAATAATGAAGATATAGGTGTTATTGAAGTTCAAGATTTATGTTCATATGTAGATATACTTAATCATAAGGGCGATGCTTTGGTAAAGAAATATAAAGAAATAAGCATAAAGAAAAAGATGGTTAAGTTAAGAAAAGATAGACAAAATTAAAATAAGAATATTGAACTTAAATAATAAAATTATCTATTATAATTATAGAAACTTATAATTTTAGGAGGGGTATAATGACTAAACCATCAATATATCATAGTNNTTTTTATTTTAATCTATATTTTCACCAAAACTTTCACTTATAAGTCTAGTATAACTTATAGATTTAGAAATTCTATCGAGGATTTCTTCTTTATCACTTATAATTATATCTGTGCCAGTATTCCATATTTTATCAAATAAATTAGTACACATATTTTTAAATTCAGTATCACTAATTATAAAATAATCATTTTTGCCTGATTCAGGATGAGCTTTTGTAAATTTTAAATTTTTTGATAAATATAGAGATGGATTTTGCTTATATTTAAAATCATCAATAAAATCACCATCAACGAGTCTTATTTCAACATCATCTGATTTAGTAAGAATTTTTTCTATATATTCTATGTGTCTCTCTCTTTCCTTAAATGTAAGAGTTACGGGTGTATTAAAAAAATGTAATTTTCCTGAAGACATATACTTTCTTAACTCTGATTCAAAGAGTAAGACTCTTAGTTTAGATTTATATGTAACATTTTCTAGGAATACACTTATTTTTTTTAATTCATTAATTATTTTATTGTTATGGCCAAATAATCTTTCAGCAATTTCCATAAATAAATCAGATGGCATAAAAAACTCATTAATAGAACCAAGAATACATCTTAAATCATTATTCATTATATATTGTATATATGTTTGATCTTCAATCATTGATGAAGGG
Coding sequences within it:
- a CDS encoding deoxycytidylate deaminase, with product MKRTDYISWDDYFMGISLLSGMRSKDPSTQVGACIVDKDNRIVSIGYNGFINGCSDEDFPWSREGEFLETKYPYVVHAEQNAILNSRGKSLEGCRIYVNLFPCHDCARNIIQSGIKKVYYLVDKYSDTDSIKASKYMFEKAKVELVQLMPKVDKIEIKFNQK
- a CDS encoding NEAT domain-containing protein, with translation MIDNVAITVDGKETVFEKSXXXVLPHSFSVGVSLDESNTSPELKVSKDKISLNVGDTFDAKNYIDGIATATDKEDGDLTQYITASSTLETNDDGKIETAGNYTLKYSVYDINGETTTKEISIEVLDKKVEDTENDKEETDKNESTLENGKYTIKNNTTYSGTSSMGTSMVRNSLNEVSYIEVKDDGIYLTLEFNKDLIDQMKNLKISVDGATVNPTIDGTKYTFKVKSIDSVIGISANITAMNGMAINYTVGLEESTIKKVSSSTNGATNNGSTNNGTTNNVTTNNGVSCNNK
- a CDS encoding NEAT domain-containing protein; protein product: MVYLVTTNNGVSSETTIEEETVVAGKVSTMKNTVDHESETGKTMARTYLNEVSKVEEINGQKYVTLTFTGSEFMKDHAIYVNGSKVSHTVTAKSGDSISLRFKVSDFSDTMKVQMYVIPMGRNIEFTVKLLQDTVGEWKEITSSDLETLPQTGSVIDGTMAVGVGSSLMALGALLNRRKRK
- a CDS encoding bifunctional 5,10-methylenetetrahydrofolate dehydrogenase/5,10-methenyltetrahydrofolate cyclohydrolase, with the protein product MTKIIDAIQMCDEKIFTYKKEIEEIKKIIGKTPRFIIINASNDEANARYIKGKIKEGEKAGLDVEVVKFEDDCNNEDVLNIINKCNKEKIPVILQLPTFKHLDTESLMKAINYNVDADGFAREWIGEINLGNDKVLAPATPKGVISLLEYYNVDIQGKVALVIGKSNHVGKPLCSMLMNRGATLINANSKTSDLSSLVKMADIVISCVGKQNLIKSEDIKEGAVVIGVGFTYVNGKQILDFDVDEIASLGKAKFVSNRINCTGKATINSLIDNVIELYKMNFNIK
- the nrdG gene encoding anaerobic ribonucleoside-triphosphate reductase activating protein, with the protein product MRFSKIKDNDIANGIGITMSLWTQGCPHHCKGCFNLETWDFKGGEEFTNEHLNYILENINKNNIKRNLAILGGEPLCPQNVKGVIQLCKQFKKHYPDKIIYLWTGYVIEDFTFTQKKILKYIDVLVDGRFEEDKKNLSIMLRGSSNQRVIDVNKSLNHNDIVMYEVS
- the dut gene encoding dUTP diphosphatase, with protein sequence MIMNVKKINKDAVIPIFAHPTDSGFDLFTSEDITVAASKKAIAKTGLIFEIPQGWGIQIKNKSGITVKGVPTTSGTNADITVFEGTVDMDYRGELGIMFKNEEDFEITIPKHTKLAQGVLRRVYNCTFVEVEEVNDTVRGEGGFGSTGTTVDKK
- a CDS encoding cation:proton antiporter domain-containing protein encodes the protein LVVLVLVFIARPIVVLVCTAFDRKVKWSKNEKLFMMWVRETGVIPAALSGIVVSNKIPGYEVISSTVFMAIVFTLLVQASTTGIIAKKLDVLDKEG
- a CDS encoding DUF4405 domain-containing protein, whose protein sequence is MNKKNIIKFTLDIAMAILFITFFNKNLVSFKFHIIGGYVFAGFILWHMYLNRKWIINISKRLFDKKIKLRVKISYILSFILLISIFSIIASGVLMMKAQTYDRVMFWKMLHFGASYLSIALIGIHIGLYWNFIMNMFKKIFKIKQSNSVGKILVNASVIVVLIFGIYTTYKKEYFKQVANTLTYVVQHIEPQDLEQPEGNNYQKEYATFVDLATTYGSIISIFGIATYYGDKAIKERNKSKINKNNNKKVA
- the nrdD gene encoding anaerobic ribonucleoside-triphosphate reductase: MIKSLNIIKRDGSIAKFNKCKIEDAIFKAMKYGSGIYEEEIAKSIANEIELKSLQKENTPTVYQVENMVYDKLIEYKHELTAKAYEGYRAVQSFKREVNTTDESIIGLLNKSNEEVINENSNKNGVLASTQRDLIAGEVSKDISRRKIIPAHIVHAHDEGVLHYHDMDYAMQSIHNCMLINLEDMLQNGTVINNKLVESPKSFSTACTIVTQIIAQIASGQYGGNTITIKHIAPFLRVSYNKYFNKYKEKYSEEIASELAEERMLEELKSGIQTIRYQLSTLHTSNGQSPFSTIYLEIEEGHEYEKEMALICEEMINQRLEGMKNHKGQVIGEEFPKLVYLLDEHNCLEGGKYDYITKLAAKCNTKRLVPDYQSAKIMRRNYEGNTFPPMGCRSHLSPWKDENNQYKWYGRFNQGVISLNLVQVALTANKDMDKFWEILDERLELCKEALMVRHNLLLGTSSDISPIHWQHGGIARLKKGEKIDSLLKDGYSTLSLGYVGVYEMTQAMLGVSHTTKEGEEFALKVMHYLNDVCKKWKEETGLGFGLYGTPGESLTSRFCRIDKQKFGEIKNVTDRMYYTNSYHVHVTEEIDAFSKLQFESQFHDISLGGCISYVEVPDMSKNLTAVEQIINYIYHNIQYAEINTKPDVCFKCGYEGEILLDNDLEWYCPNCGNREKEEMQVMRRTCGYIGSNMWGKGRTQEIGQRVLHL